In the genome of Phlebotomus papatasi isolate M1 chromosome 2, Ppap_2.1, whole genome shotgun sequence, one region contains:
- the LOC129802698 gene encoding L-xylulose reductase gives MEVSLKNKIILVTGAGQGIGNELCKRLSSAGCHVIGVSRSVTPLQDLKRDCPNIETIAVDLSDWKATRRSLDHIKKVDGVVNNAGIAIIKPFEELSEEDFDKTFSINAKAVFNVSQMMASRMPNVGGSIVNVSSLASLRSFQGHCVYSASKAAVDSITRSLALELGPRNIRVNSVNPTVILTRMGRENWSDPAKAKPLLDNIPLHRFGEVSEVVDAIIYLLSDKSSFMNGHSLPLEGGYCAC, from the exons ATGGAGGTATCGCTGAAGAATAAAATCATCTTGGTTACTGGAGCTGGTCAAG GGATTGGAAATGAGCTTTGTAAGCGACTATCTTCAGCTGGATGTCATGTAATTGGTGTCTCACGGTCTGTGACTCCACTTCAGGACCTCAAACGTGACTGCCCGAATATTGAGACCATCGCAGTGGACTTGAGCGATTGGAAAGCTACCAGGAGGAGCTTGGATCATATTAAGAAAGTCGATGGAGTGGTAAATAATGCTGGGATAGCCATAATAAAGCCATTTGAGGAGTTATCGGAGGAGGATTTTGACAA GACATTCTCCATCAATGCCAAAGCTGTCTTCAATGTCTCCCAAATGATGGCTTCCCGGATGCCCAATGTAGGCGGGAGTATTGTCAATGTGTCCTCTTTGGCATCTCTTCGTTCCTTCCAAGGACACTGTGTCTATTCAGCCAGCAAGGCAGCTGTAGACTCGATAACCCGAAGTCTGGCCCTAGAGCTTGGTCCACGCAATATTCGGGTAAATTCTGTGAATCCCACAGTGATTCTAACTAGAATGGGGCGCGAAAACTGGAGTGATCCGGCAAAAGCCAAACCACTTCTAGACAACATCCCCCTTCACAGATTTGGAGAGGTTTCTGAAGTTGTGGACGCTATTATTTATCTGCTCAGTGACAAGTCCTCTTTCATGAATGGCCACAGTCTCCCACTCGAAGGAGGCTACTGTGCCTGCTAA